A region from the Phycodurus eques isolate BA_2022a chromosome 12, UOR_Pequ_1.1, whole genome shotgun sequence genome encodes:
- the LOC133410833 gene encoding TRAF3-interacting protein 1-like isoform X1, with protein MNAAVVRKTQDLLGKVIKKPPLTEKLLSKPPFRYLHDIFSEIIRTTGFMKGLYKDSELKSDNVKDKETKIAFLQKAIDVVILVSGEPLAAKPARIVAGHEPEKTNELLQAIAKCYLNKLSSEEAVKRVLSGEKVDLKTKATSKSQDKENREGREHQTLEREEKKTLERSGSREDKAPDQPREPERNRRDGERDHRHDRERSGKNHRREHDHTKDGDQDKSRERAQDKDRDKGRGKDRNKEKDKDHERDKDKSRDRDRIRERDSQRDHEKSKDKRLERDKEAERCKDKEDNNRSEERESNRKDRIPEVQQKPTEEEPRKTAKPVPAEPEQADETISQSGSPARIPRPSSAKGQRRKPRITGQDESDSEGDADAPKERGDAAGPSFPSEMTSSSKRMARPSSARPAPPRAKKQESFTDGVPTERVSSARSSVIREGKKLSDDDDEDEEDEQFLVAEAAPEPANTLEKESPQDLNSDDKHGGLVKKILETKKDYESSPSSIKSKEKLVSEEARKKEQDLVTREVERLRASIQSVCQSALPLGKIMDYVQEDIDAMQAELQSWRKENKEHAQALLQEQKATDCALEPLKAELYELDQMIKDYQDKICAVRSNILRNEEKIQKKLTGIISNST; from the exons ATGAACGCGGCAGTTGTAAGAAAGACGCAAGACTTGCTTGGAAAGGTGATAAAGAAACCACCGCTGACAGAAAAACTGCTCAGCAAACCACCGTTTCGATACCTGCACGACATCTTCAGTGAG ATCATCAGAACTACTGGTTTCATGAAAGGCCTGTACAAAGACAGTGAATTAAAGTCAGATAATGTAAAG GACAAAGAGACTAAGATAGCCTTCCTTCAGAAAGCAATAGATGTCGTGATACTCGTCAGCGGGGAGCCCCTTGCAGCAAAGCCGGCACGTATTGTGGCTGGCCATGAGCCCGAGAAGACCAATGAGCTGCTGCAGGCTATTGCCAAGTGCTACCTCAACAAG TTGTCCAGTGAAGAGGCAGTGAAACGAGTACTCTCTGGAGAGAAGGTGGACTTGAAAACTAAGGCCACATCTAAGTCCCAAGACAAAGAGAATCGAGAGGGACGTGAACATCAGACATTGGAAAGAGAG GAGAAGAAGACGCTCGAGCGCAGCGGGAGCAGAGAAGACAAGGCCCCGGATCAGCCCAGAGAGCCAGAGAGAAATCGTCGAGATGGCGAGCGAGACCATCGCCATGACAGGGAGCGTTCCGGCAAGAACCACCGCCGTGAACACGACCACACCAAAGACGGTGACCAAGACAAGAGCCGCGAGCGAGCGCAAGACAAGGATAGAGACAAAGGCAGAGGAAAAGACAGAAACAAAGAGAAGGATAAAGACCACGAAAGAGATAAAGACAAGAGTCGAGATAGAGACAGAATCAGAGAAAGAGATTCTCAAAGGGACCATGAAAAAAGCAAGGACAAACGATTAGAACGAGACAAAGAGGCAGAACGATGCAAAGACAAAGAAGACAATAACAGaagtgaagagagagagagtaaccGCAAG GATAGAATACCAGAAGTACAACAAAAACCCACTGAGGAAGAGCCCAGAAAAACAGCTAAACCTGTGCCAGCT GAACCAGAGCAAGCTGATGAG ACCATCTCACAGTCCGGTAGTCCAGCAAGAATACCTCGGCCTTCTTCTGCCAAAGGACAAAGGAGGAAACCTAGAATTACAGGGCAGG ATGAATCTGACAGTGAGGGGG ATGCTGATGCCCCCAAAGAAAGAGGAGATGCTGCAGGTCCCTCATTTCCATCTGAAATGACCTCCAG CAGTAAGCGAATGGCGCGGCCCAGCAGCGCTCGTCCGGCTCCTCCTCGAGCAAAGAAACAGGAGAGCTTCACTGATGGGGTTCCAACTGAGAG GGTTTCTAGTGCTAGGTCGTCAGTCATTAGAGAGGGGAAGAAGCtgtctgatgatgatgatgaggatgaggaagatgagCAGTTTCTTGTGGCAGAGGCGGCCCCTGAACCTGCAAATACTCTTGAGAAG GAATCTCCACAAGATCTCAACAGTGATGACAAACATG GTGGACTCGTGAAAAAGATCCTTGAGACCAAAAAAGACTATGAGTCGTCACCATCCTCCATTAAATCTAAAGAG AAGCTGGTGTCAGAGGAAGCTCGGAAGAAAGAGCAGGACCTGGTCACGCGGGAGGTGGAGCGGCTGCGTGCATCCATCCAGTCGGTGTGTCAGAGCGCGCTGCCTTTGGGGAAGATCATGGACTATGTACAGGAGGACATAGACGCCATGCAAGCAGAGCTGCAAAGTTGGCGGAAGGAGAACAAGGAACATGCGCAGGCTTTGCTGCAGGAGCAGAA AGCGACAGACTGTGCATTAGAACCTCTTAAGGCGGAACTTTATGAACTAGACCAAATGATCAAGGATTACCAGGACAAAATTTGTGCGGTGAGGTCCAACATACTGAGAAATGAAGAGAAGATTCAGAAGAAGTTGACTGGAATCATCTCCAATTCAACCTGA
- the LOC133410833 gene encoding TRAF3-interacting protein 1-like isoform X3: MNAAVVRKTQDLLGKVIKKPPLTEKLLSKPPFRYLHDIFSEIIRTTGFMKGLYKDSELKSDNVKDKETKIAFLQKAIDVVILVSGEPLAAKPARIVAGHEPEKTNELLQAIAKCYLNKLSSEEAVKRVLSGEKVDLKTKATSKSQDKENREGREHQTLEREEKKTLERSGSREDKAPDQPREPERNRRDGERDHRHDRERSGKNHRREHDHTKDGDQDKSRERAQDKDRDKGRGKDRNKEKDKDHERDKDKSRDRDRIRERDSQRDHEKSKDKRLERDKEAERCKDKEDNNRSEERESNRKDRIPEVQQKPTEEEPRKTAKPVPAEPEQADETISQSGSPARIPRPSSAKGQRRKPRITGQDESDSEGDADAPKERGDAAGPSFPSEMTSSSKRMARPSSARPAPPRAKKQESFTDGVPTERVSSARSSVIREGKKLSDDDDEDEEDEQFLVAEAAPEPANTLEKESPQDLNSDDKHGGLVKKILETKKDYESSPSSIKSKELVSEEARKKEQDLVTREVERLRASIQSVCQSALPLGKIMDYVQEDIDAMQAELQSWRKENKEHAQALLQEQKATDCALEPLKAELYELDQMIKDYQDKICAVRSNILRNEEKIQKKLTGIISNST, translated from the exons ATGAACGCGGCAGTTGTAAGAAAGACGCAAGACTTGCTTGGAAAGGTGATAAAGAAACCACCGCTGACAGAAAAACTGCTCAGCAAACCACCGTTTCGATACCTGCACGACATCTTCAGTGAG ATCATCAGAACTACTGGTTTCATGAAAGGCCTGTACAAAGACAGTGAATTAAAGTCAGATAATGTAAAG GACAAAGAGACTAAGATAGCCTTCCTTCAGAAAGCAATAGATGTCGTGATACTCGTCAGCGGGGAGCCCCTTGCAGCAAAGCCGGCACGTATTGTGGCTGGCCATGAGCCCGAGAAGACCAATGAGCTGCTGCAGGCTATTGCCAAGTGCTACCTCAACAAG TTGTCCAGTGAAGAGGCAGTGAAACGAGTACTCTCTGGAGAGAAGGTGGACTTGAAAACTAAGGCCACATCTAAGTCCCAAGACAAAGAGAATCGAGAGGGACGTGAACATCAGACATTGGAAAGAGAG GAGAAGAAGACGCTCGAGCGCAGCGGGAGCAGAGAAGACAAGGCCCCGGATCAGCCCAGAGAGCCAGAGAGAAATCGTCGAGATGGCGAGCGAGACCATCGCCATGACAGGGAGCGTTCCGGCAAGAACCACCGCCGTGAACACGACCACACCAAAGACGGTGACCAAGACAAGAGCCGCGAGCGAGCGCAAGACAAGGATAGAGACAAAGGCAGAGGAAAAGACAGAAACAAAGAGAAGGATAAAGACCACGAAAGAGATAAAGACAAGAGTCGAGATAGAGACAGAATCAGAGAAAGAGATTCTCAAAGGGACCATGAAAAAAGCAAGGACAAACGATTAGAACGAGACAAAGAGGCAGAACGATGCAAAGACAAAGAAGACAATAACAGaagtgaagagagagagagtaaccGCAAG GATAGAATACCAGAAGTACAACAAAAACCCACTGAGGAAGAGCCCAGAAAAACAGCTAAACCTGTGCCAGCT GAACCAGAGCAAGCTGATGAG ACCATCTCACAGTCCGGTAGTCCAGCAAGAATACCTCGGCCTTCTTCTGCCAAAGGACAAAGGAGGAAACCTAGAATTACAGGGCAGG ATGAATCTGACAGTGAGGGGG ATGCTGATGCCCCCAAAGAAAGAGGAGATGCTGCAGGTCCCTCATTTCCATCTGAAATGACCTCCAG CAGTAAGCGAATGGCGCGGCCCAGCAGCGCTCGTCCGGCTCCTCCTCGAGCAAAGAAACAGGAGAGCTTCACTGATGGGGTTCCAACTGAGAG GGTTTCTAGTGCTAGGTCGTCAGTCATTAGAGAGGGGAAGAAGCtgtctgatgatgatgatgaggatgaggaagatgagCAGTTTCTTGTGGCAGAGGCGGCCCCTGAACCTGCAAATACTCTTGAGAAG GAATCTCCACAAGATCTCAACAGTGATGACAAACATG GTGGACTCGTGAAAAAGATCCTTGAGACCAAAAAAGACTATGAGTCGTCACCATCCTCCATTAAATCTAAAGAG CTGGTGTCAGAGGAAGCTCGGAAGAAAGAGCAGGACCTGGTCACGCGGGAGGTGGAGCGGCTGCGTGCATCCATCCAGTCGGTGTGTCAGAGCGCGCTGCCTTTGGGGAAGATCATGGACTATGTACAGGAGGACATAGACGCCATGCAAGCAGAGCTGCAAAGTTGGCGGAAGGAGAACAAGGAACATGCGCAGGCTTTGCTGCAGGAGCAGAA AGCGACAGACTGTGCATTAGAACCTCTTAAGGCGGAACTTTATGAACTAGACCAAATGATCAAGGATTACCAGGACAAAATTTGTGCGGTGAGGTCCAACATACTGAGAAATGAAGAGAAGATTCAGAAGAAGTTGACTGGAATCATCTCCAATTCAACCTGA
- the LOC133410833 gene encoding TRAF3-interacting protein 1-like isoform X2 — MNAAVVRKTQDLLGKVIKKPPLTEKLLSKPPFRYLHDIFSEIIRTTGFMKGLYKDSELKSDNVKDKETKIAFLQKAIDVVILVSGEPLAAKPARIVAGHEPEKTNELLQAIAKCYLNKLSSEEAVKRVLSGEKVDLKTKATSKSQDKENREGREHQTLEREEKKTLERSGSREDKAPDQPREPERNRRDGERDHRHDRERSGKNHRREHDHTKDGDQDKSRERAQDKDRDKGRGKDRNKEKDKDHERDKDKSRDRDRIRERDSQRDHEKSKDKRLERDKEAERCKDKEDNNRSEERESNRKDRIPEVQQKPTEEEPRKTAKPVPAEPEQADETISQSGSPARIPRPSSAKGQRRKPRITGQDESDSEGDADAPKERGDAAGPSFPSEMTSSKRMARPSSARPAPPRAKKQESFTDGVPTERVSSARSSVIREGKKLSDDDDEDEEDEQFLVAEAAPEPANTLEKESPQDLNSDDKHGGLVKKILETKKDYESSPSSIKSKEKLVSEEARKKEQDLVTREVERLRASIQSVCQSALPLGKIMDYVQEDIDAMQAELQSWRKENKEHAQALLQEQKATDCALEPLKAELYELDQMIKDYQDKICAVRSNILRNEEKIQKKLTGIISNST; from the exons ATGAACGCGGCAGTTGTAAGAAAGACGCAAGACTTGCTTGGAAAGGTGATAAAGAAACCACCGCTGACAGAAAAACTGCTCAGCAAACCACCGTTTCGATACCTGCACGACATCTTCAGTGAG ATCATCAGAACTACTGGTTTCATGAAAGGCCTGTACAAAGACAGTGAATTAAAGTCAGATAATGTAAAG GACAAAGAGACTAAGATAGCCTTCCTTCAGAAAGCAATAGATGTCGTGATACTCGTCAGCGGGGAGCCCCTTGCAGCAAAGCCGGCACGTATTGTGGCTGGCCATGAGCCCGAGAAGACCAATGAGCTGCTGCAGGCTATTGCCAAGTGCTACCTCAACAAG TTGTCCAGTGAAGAGGCAGTGAAACGAGTACTCTCTGGAGAGAAGGTGGACTTGAAAACTAAGGCCACATCTAAGTCCCAAGACAAAGAGAATCGAGAGGGACGTGAACATCAGACATTGGAAAGAGAG GAGAAGAAGACGCTCGAGCGCAGCGGGAGCAGAGAAGACAAGGCCCCGGATCAGCCCAGAGAGCCAGAGAGAAATCGTCGAGATGGCGAGCGAGACCATCGCCATGACAGGGAGCGTTCCGGCAAGAACCACCGCCGTGAACACGACCACACCAAAGACGGTGACCAAGACAAGAGCCGCGAGCGAGCGCAAGACAAGGATAGAGACAAAGGCAGAGGAAAAGACAGAAACAAAGAGAAGGATAAAGACCACGAAAGAGATAAAGACAAGAGTCGAGATAGAGACAGAATCAGAGAAAGAGATTCTCAAAGGGACCATGAAAAAAGCAAGGACAAACGATTAGAACGAGACAAAGAGGCAGAACGATGCAAAGACAAAGAAGACAATAACAGaagtgaagagagagagagtaaccGCAAG GATAGAATACCAGAAGTACAACAAAAACCCACTGAGGAAGAGCCCAGAAAAACAGCTAAACCTGTGCCAGCT GAACCAGAGCAAGCTGATGAG ACCATCTCACAGTCCGGTAGTCCAGCAAGAATACCTCGGCCTTCTTCTGCCAAAGGACAAAGGAGGAAACCTAGAATTACAGGGCAGG ATGAATCTGACAGTGAGGGGG ATGCTGATGCCCCCAAAGAAAGAGGAGATGCTGCAGGTCCCTCATTTCCATCTGAAATGACCTCCAG TAAGCGAATGGCGCGGCCCAGCAGCGCTCGTCCGGCTCCTCCTCGAGCAAAGAAACAGGAGAGCTTCACTGATGGGGTTCCAACTGAGAG GGTTTCTAGTGCTAGGTCGTCAGTCATTAGAGAGGGGAAGAAGCtgtctgatgatgatgatgaggatgaggaagatgagCAGTTTCTTGTGGCAGAGGCGGCCCCTGAACCTGCAAATACTCTTGAGAAG GAATCTCCACAAGATCTCAACAGTGATGACAAACATG GTGGACTCGTGAAAAAGATCCTTGAGACCAAAAAAGACTATGAGTCGTCACCATCCTCCATTAAATCTAAAGAG AAGCTGGTGTCAGAGGAAGCTCGGAAGAAAGAGCAGGACCTGGTCACGCGGGAGGTGGAGCGGCTGCGTGCATCCATCCAGTCGGTGTGTCAGAGCGCGCTGCCTTTGGGGAAGATCATGGACTATGTACAGGAGGACATAGACGCCATGCAAGCAGAGCTGCAAAGTTGGCGGAAGGAGAACAAGGAACATGCGCAGGCTTTGCTGCAGGAGCAGAA AGCGACAGACTGTGCATTAGAACCTCTTAAGGCGGAACTTTATGAACTAGACCAAATGATCAAGGATTACCAGGACAAAATTTGTGCGGTGAGGTCCAACATACTGAGAAATGAAGAGAAGATTCAGAAGAAGTTGACTGGAATCATCTCCAATTCAACCTGA
- the LOC133410833 gene encoding TRAF3-interacting protein 1-like isoform X4, which yields MNAAVVRKTQDLLGKVIKKPPLTEKLLSKPPFRYLHDIFSEIIRTTGFMKGLYKDSELKSDNVKDKETKIAFLQKAIDVVILVSGEPLAAKPARIVAGHEPEKTNELLQAIAKCYLNKLSSEEAVKRVLSGEKVDLKTKATSKSQDKENREGREHQTLEREEKKTLERSGSREDKAPDQPREPERNRRDGERDHRHDRERSGKNHRREHDHTKDGDQDKSRERAQDKDRDKGRGKDRNKEKDKDHERDKDKSRDRDRIRERDSQRDHEKSKDKRLERDKEAERCKDKEDNNRSEERESNRKDRIPEVQQKPTEEEPRKTAKPVPATISQSGSPARIPRPSSAKGQRRKPRITGQDESDSEGDADAPKERGDAAGPSFPSEMTSSSKRMARPSSARPAPPRAKKQESFTDGVPTERVSSARSSVIREGKKLSDDDDEDEEDEQFLVAEAAPEPANTLEKESPQDLNSDDKHGGLVKKILETKKDYESSPSSIKSKEKLVSEEARKKEQDLVTREVERLRASIQSVCQSALPLGKIMDYVQEDIDAMQAELQSWRKENKEHAQALLQEQKATDCALEPLKAELYELDQMIKDYQDKICAVRSNILRNEEKIQKKLTGIISNST from the exons ATGAACGCGGCAGTTGTAAGAAAGACGCAAGACTTGCTTGGAAAGGTGATAAAGAAACCACCGCTGACAGAAAAACTGCTCAGCAAACCACCGTTTCGATACCTGCACGACATCTTCAGTGAG ATCATCAGAACTACTGGTTTCATGAAAGGCCTGTACAAAGACAGTGAATTAAAGTCAGATAATGTAAAG GACAAAGAGACTAAGATAGCCTTCCTTCAGAAAGCAATAGATGTCGTGATACTCGTCAGCGGGGAGCCCCTTGCAGCAAAGCCGGCACGTATTGTGGCTGGCCATGAGCCCGAGAAGACCAATGAGCTGCTGCAGGCTATTGCCAAGTGCTACCTCAACAAG TTGTCCAGTGAAGAGGCAGTGAAACGAGTACTCTCTGGAGAGAAGGTGGACTTGAAAACTAAGGCCACATCTAAGTCCCAAGACAAAGAGAATCGAGAGGGACGTGAACATCAGACATTGGAAAGAGAG GAGAAGAAGACGCTCGAGCGCAGCGGGAGCAGAGAAGACAAGGCCCCGGATCAGCCCAGAGAGCCAGAGAGAAATCGTCGAGATGGCGAGCGAGACCATCGCCATGACAGGGAGCGTTCCGGCAAGAACCACCGCCGTGAACACGACCACACCAAAGACGGTGACCAAGACAAGAGCCGCGAGCGAGCGCAAGACAAGGATAGAGACAAAGGCAGAGGAAAAGACAGAAACAAAGAGAAGGATAAAGACCACGAAAGAGATAAAGACAAGAGTCGAGATAGAGACAGAATCAGAGAAAGAGATTCTCAAAGGGACCATGAAAAAAGCAAGGACAAACGATTAGAACGAGACAAAGAGGCAGAACGATGCAAAGACAAAGAAGACAATAACAGaagtgaagagagagagagtaaccGCAAG GATAGAATACCAGAAGTACAACAAAAACCCACTGAGGAAGAGCCCAGAAAAACAGCTAAACCTGTGCCAGCT ACCATCTCACAGTCCGGTAGTCCAGCAAGAATACCTCGGCCTTCTTCTGCCAAAGGACAAAGGAGGAAACCTAGAATTACAGGGCAGG ATGAATCTGACAGTGAGGGGG ATGCTGATGCCCCCAAAGAAAGAGGAGATGCTGCAGGTCCCTCATTTCCATCTGAAATGACCTCCAG CAGTAAGCGAATGGCGCGGCCCAGCAGCGCTCGTCCGGCTCCTCCTCGAGCAAAGAAACAGGAGAGCTTCACTGATGGGGTTCCAACTGAGAG GGTTTCTAGTGCTAGGTCGTCAGTCATTAGAGAGGGGAAGAAGCtgtctgatgatgatgatgaggatgaggaagatgagCAGTTTCTTGTGGCAGAGGCGGCCCCTGAACCTGCAAATACTCTTGAGAAG GAATCTCCACAAGATCTCAACAGTGATGACAAACATG GTGGACTCGTGAAAAAGATCCTTGAGACCAAAAAAGACTATGAGTCGTCACCATCCTCCATTAAATCTAAAGAG AAGCTGGTGTCAGAGGAAGCTCGGAAGAAAGAGCAGGACCTGGTCACGCGGGAGGTGGAGCGGCTGCGTGCATCCATCCAGTCGGTGTGTCAGAGCGCGCTGCCTTTGGGGAAGATCATGGACTATGTACAGGAGGACATAGACGCCATGCAAGCAGAGCTGCAAAGTTGGCGGAAGGAGAACAAGGAACATGCGCAGGCTTTGCTGCAGGAGCAGAA AGCGACAGACTGTGCATTAGAACCTCTTAAGGCGGAACTTTATGAACTAGACCAAATGATCAAGGATTACCAGGACAAAATTTGTGCGGTGAGGTCCAACATACTGAGAAATGAAGAGAAGATTCAGAAGAAGTTGACTGGAATCATCTCCAATTCAACCTGA